From a region of the Pyrenophora tritici-repentis strain M4 chromosome Unknown M4_contig_00023, whole genome shotgun sequence genome:
- a CDS encoding DDE-3 multi-domain protein, whose amino-acid sequence MPGTGHRLQPAVLQAILDRIAACESDRAISRATGASRNTVAKLRLSLEFWGVPYPPRCVRLGRPSILRQAQREGLQAYLNGSPGAYMDEMRDFLYDEYDVRISLASVYRELEKMRWSRKLATKRAKEQSEPLRRLYLARMAQHYKAEQIVALDESACNERTGDRKYGWSPIGEPVELSHSFRRSERWSLLPAMTIDGYISYKIFQGAITSEILEDFLEFQVLPFCNPHPGPASVIVLDNASIHRSERVRVLCQSAGVLLEYLPPYSPDFNPIEKSFKQLKGWMKRNSAQAENFIDFGVFLEYAAQLVCCNINCRSWFHRCGYPY is encoded by the coding sequence atgccaggcaccggccaccgcttgcagcccgctgttctccaggctatcctcgaccgaattgctgcctgcgaaagtgatcgagccatctctagagctacaggtgcgagccgtaacacagtagcaaagctgaggttgagcttagagttttggggcgtgccttatccgccgcgctgcgttcgacttgggcggccatctatactccggcaagctcagcgcgaaggccttcaggcatacctcaatggctcaccgggcgcatacatggatgagatgagggacttcttgtacgacgagtacgacgttaggataagccttgcgagcgtttaccgagagctagagaagatgagatggtctcgcaagcttgcaacaaagcgggcaaaggagcagagtgagccactccgccgcctctatcttgccaggatggcgcaacactataaggcggagcagatcgttgcgttggacgagagcgcctgcaatgagcgtacgggcgaccgcaagtatggctggtctccaatcggggagccggtggagctatcacacagcttcaggcgatcagaacggtggtcgctgctgccagccatgacgatagatggctacataagctataagatctttcaaggcgcgattacatctgagatcctagaagacttcttagagtttcaagtgctgccgttctgcaatcctcacccagggccagcctcagtaatcgtgcttgataacgcctccatccatcgatcagagcgtgtacgggtgctttgccaaagtgctggagtactccttgagtatctgccgccatactcaccagatttcaaccccatcgagaagagctttaagcagctcaaggggtggatgaaaaggaattcagcgcaagcggagaacttcattgactttggggtctttcttgagtatgcagcgcagctggtgtgctgtaatattaactgcagaagctggttccataggtgtggctatccctattaa
- a CDS encoding Dimer-Tnp-hAT domain containing protein gives MEPSTPTSPSPSNIIRLDLTSLTPSPIPTSSPTPILSPTPIQYHESPDEFVQGGITYVKRAIIARKDFRQGTSHIWKYGLQYIRDSDKKEVYYCHECRVGKSKQELFVINGTSRIRNHLEQKHQIDPQSGIKRKGSVRKSIIDQQKDGAASSIFFWKESVEKFKELLIRWIVYCHIAFFQLENQYFRELLLFLNPALLNHLPKAAKTIRSWVMNAFISKKQQLREDLHHSRSRISISFDLWTSPNPYAILGVVAMWIDTTGMRRVTALGMRRIYGEHTGENLGSVVLELLEEYDISGDQIGYFMLDNASANDTAVEFILKDLCPWMKSKQRRHRRLRCLGHVINLCCQAFLMGRNCEKYLAKLEKHHQRGDYTKVEELWKKFGCLGRLHNLVRYIRLTPQRREEFATIIIGGDLSQFDGLELIQNNSTRWNSWFYSITRALNVRERLELFSARHVPGKGSVGIANFKLDGQHWFELEKIELALKDFYAATLLSEGKKTSLADWFSTLDCLLREISETKDHYHDIHTEDDNNFTWKYLQGCADAAWLKCVEYYNNQQLNWQNRFPEDTDLPPAYYAAQILDPYRKGDGSGKTVKHLWETEYKGSQEERDPDPAFDRQREHKRIRIDAPVSTTDLYEQYISTDRLHNEEAGCNEAIAYWLSRYDSQRDLARFALDMFAISPMSDECERLFSSAKLTIVDRRGRLKADIIEACECLRAWYGKPQAEGNSDIEDSENEDD, from the exons atggagccttcaacaccaacctcaccgtccccatcgaatattataagactagatttaacgtctcttactccatctcctatccccacgtcatcacccacccctatactatcacccactcctattcaatatcacgaatctccagatgagttcgtgcagggcggtatcacgtacgtgaaacgtgcaataattgcaaggaaggatttccgtcaaggtacatcacacatctggaagtacggactccaatacattcgagatagcgataagaaagaggtgtattactgccatgagtgcagggttgggaagagcaagcaagagttgtttgtcatcaatggcacttctaggatccggaatcacctggaacagaagcaccagattgatccccagagtggcatcaagcgaaagggttctgtacggaagtctataatcgaccagcaaaaggatggggctgcttccagcatctttttctggaaggagtcagtagagaagtttaaagagcttctaattcgttggattgtgtactgccatatcgccttctttcaattagagaaccagtactttcgtgaactactcctctttttaaatccggcactactcaaccacctcccgaaggctgcgaagactatccgaagctgggtaatgaatgcattcatatcgaagaagcaacagcttagggaggacctacaccattcacggagtaggatctctatctcctttgatctctggacttcaccaaacccttacgctatcctaggcgtcgtcgctatgtggattgatactaccggcatgcgacgtgttaccgctttaggtatgcgacgtatatacggcgaacatactggagagaatcttggatcggtggtccttgaattgctggaagaatacgacattagcggagatcagattggatactttatgctggataatgcctcggcaaatgataccgctgttgagtttatactcaaggatctctgcccatggatgaagtcaaaacaacgtcgtcatcgccggctgcgttgcttgggccatgtcatcaacctctgttgccaggcgttccttatggggcgaaactgtgagaagtatcttgcgaagctggagaagcatcatcaacgtggcgactatacgaaggtggaagagctctggaagaagttcggatgtttgggtcgtcttcacaacctggtgcgatacatcaggcttactccacaacggcgtgaggagtttgctacaattattatcggcggagatctttcgcaattcgacgggcttgagcttatccagaacaactcgacccgctggaactcatggttttattcgattacacgtgcattaaatgttcgagaacgtttagagctcttctcggctcgtcatgtacctggaaagggctccgtagggatcgcgaactttaagcttgatggacagcactggtttgagcttgaaaagattgaactcgctctcaaagacttctatgctgcaactttgctttctgaaggtaagaagacgtcacttgcggactggttttcaactttggactgccttctccgggagataagcgagacgaaggatcactaccacgacatccacactgaggacgataacaactttacatggaagtaccttcaaggctgcgctgatgctgcttggttaaagtgcgttgagtactataacaatcagcagctgaattggcaaaatcgattccctgaagatactgaccttccaccggcatattatgcggctcaaatccttgatccatatcgcaagggggatggttcaggcaaga cggtgaagcatctctgggagacagagtataagggaag ccaggaagagagagatcctgacccagcatttgatcgccagcgggaacataagcgcattcgaatagacgctccagtttctacaactgatttgtatgaacaatacatctctactgaccggcttcataacgaagaggcaggttgcaatgaggctattgcgtactggctatctcgctacgactcccaacgagatctcgctcgcttcgctctagacatgtttgcgatctcgcctatgtcggatgaatgcgaacgtctttttagtagcgcgaagcttactatcgtcgatcgccgtggtaggctgaaggcagatattatagaagcgtgcgagtgtctccgggcctggtatggaaagccccaagctgaggggaacagcgatatcgaggatagtgagaacgaagacgactag